Proteins encoded within one genomic window of Ascaphus truei isolate aAscTru1 chromosome 8, aAscTru1.hap1, whole genome shotgun sequence:
- the ABHD8 gene encoding protein ABHD8, whose product MLTSLAERIMYCLTGKTPNSVGPSDTLETSDGYDFLEVKPGRVLRVRHILPSRPGGGLEVPEEGKNPGRGLVHCKRRITVYRNGQLVIENLGATLHSEILQCQNGNSEPAGTLEVELSDFNSMGNDSVVVKEGEVPTGKRRKRKPKKVVLVDCQKRVTGCKGTHSDVVVFFIHGVGGSLDIWKEQLDFFSKLGYEVVALDLVGHGASAAPQIGAAYTFSAIAEDVRSVFKRYAKKRNILVGHSYGVSFCTFLAHEYPDLVHKVVMINGGGPTALEPSLCSIFNMPTCVLHCLSPCLAWSFLKAGFARQGAKEKQLLREGNAFNVSSFVLRAMMSGQYWPEGDEVYHAELTVPVLLVHGMHDKFVPLDEDQRMAEILLIAFLKVIEEGSHMVMLECPETVNTLLHEFFLWEPEAQSAVAEDAGNE is encoded by the exons ATGCTGACCAGCTTAGCAGAACGCATCATGTACTGCCTGACAGGCAAAACCCCCAACTCCGTGGGACCATCGGACACTCTAGAGACCAGCGACGGCTACGACTTCCTGGAGGTGAAGCCGGGCCGGGTCCTGAGAGTGCGGCACATTTTGCCGTCCCGCCCAGGCGGCGGGCTGGAAGTACCGGAGGAGGGAAAGAACCCGGGGCGTGGGCTGGTGCATTGCAAGCGCCGGATCACCGTCTACCGCAACGGCCAGCTGGTCATTGAGAACCTTGGTGCCACCCTGCACTCTGAGATCCTGCAGTGCCAGAACGGGAACTCTGAACCAGCCGGGACTCTGGAGGTGGAGCTGTCTGACTTCAACAGCATGGGCAACGATAGCGTAGTGGTGAAAGAAGGCGAAGTGCCCACCGGCAAGCGCCGAAAACGCAAACCCAAGAAGGTGGTGCTGGTCGACTGCCAAAAACGTGTGACGGGCTGCAAGGGCACCCACTCAGACGTGGTTGTGTTCTTCATCCACGGAGTCGGGGGGTCCCTGGACATTTGGAAGGAGCAGCTGGACTTCTTCTCCAAGCTCGGTTACGAGGTGGTGGCGTTGGATTTGGTGGGGCATGGGGCCAGTGCTGCCCCGCAGATCGGTGCTGCTTACACCTTCTCTGCTATCGCAGAGGATGTGAGGAGCGTGTTCAAGCGCTACGCCAAGAAGAGGAACATCCTGGTGGGGCATTCGTATGG AGTCTCCTTCTGCACTTTCCTGGCTCACGAGTATCCAGACTTGGTCCACAAGGTGGTCATGATCAACGGGGGAGGTCCCACAGCACTAGAACCCAGCCTGTGCTCCATCTTTAATATGCCCAcgtgtgtgctgcactgcctgTCTCCCTGCCTGGCTTGGAGCTTCCTCAA GGCCGGCTTTGCCCGCCAAGGTGCCAAAGAGAAGCAGCTCCTGCGAGAGGGTAATGCCTTTAACGTGTCCTCCTTTGTGCTGCGCGCCATGATGAGCGGCCAATACTGGCCAGAGGGCGACGAGGTGTATCACGCAGAGCTCACTGTGCCCGTCTTGCTGGTGCATGGCATGCATGACAAGTTTGTGCCACTCGATGAGGACCAGAGGATGGCAGAG aTCCTCCTGATCGCCTTCCTTAAGGTGATAGAAGAGGGTAGCCATATGGTGATGCTGGAGTGTCCCGAAACCGTTAACACCCTACTGCACGAGTTTTTCCTGTGGGAGCCGGAAGCGCAGAGCGCCGTTGCAGAGGACGCTGGGAATGAGTGA